The Falco biarmicus isolate bFalBia1 chromosome 14, bFalBia1.pri, whole genome shotgun sequence DNA segment GAGCctgctgggaaggagaaaaccACCCCAAGCACTGGAGCACAGGGGCCAGGCACGCTGGCAGAAGGGACGTTGTCTGTGGTTGTCTCCAGCTGCAACACCTCTGCCTCCACTCCTGCTACTTTTACTTTGAACAGAGTGTGCTTTCCCACATCTCAGGCCCCTGCTATGCAGAAACTACCCCTGACCTTTCAGGCTGGGGCAGTTCTGAGCCCGAGCCAGTCACTGGTGTACATCCCACCACCCAGCTGCGGGCAGCCACTCAGTGTGGCTACGCTGCCAGCCACCTTGGGGGTCTCCTCCACCCTCACCCTCCCTGTCCTGCCTTCCTACATACACGAGCGTTGCCTGCCAGGCATTATCGCTTCCCCAGAGTTGCGCTCCTACCCCTACCCCTTCTCTGTCACCAGACCCTTGGCTTCAGACGCCAAAGTGGTGTCTGTGGAGGTGAATCAGTTTAGCTGCCCCTCGCCCTCGGGTGGAAGCagtgcccaggctgctgctgagggcgCTCCCTCATGCACCGCTGGCCCTTCCCTCTCATCCAGCCAGGCTGCGCTGGCAGCATCGTGCGGGAGTGCTGCTCCGTCTTCCGGCACTGGTGCGCATGCCAGAGCCCCGGCAGCTCCCGAGCCGCAAGTACCGGGGGCTGCCACTTCACTCTCTCCTCTGAAGTCCCCTCCACAGCTCGAGCGTGAGATGGTCTCCTCTCCAGAGTGCAGCGAGATGCCTCTCGATCTCTCCTCCAAGTCCAATCGTCAGAAACTGCCTCCACCCAGTCAACGCAAAACACCTCCTATGCCCATCCTCACACCCGTGCACACCAGTGGCAAAGCTCTCCTCACCACAGTCCTGTCCAAGTCCCAGCGTGCAGCCCAGACTACGGGCAGCAGCGTCACCTCGTGTCTTGGCACCACCCCTCCCTTAGTCATCTTCCCTGAATTCCTGCGCAATGGCGAGCAGGGTTCCTGGGTGAAGAACACCACGCTCATCAGCACCATTCCAGGCACCTATGTCGGCGTCGCCAACCCGGTGCCTGCCTCGCTGCTGCTCAGCAAGGACCCTGGCATGAGCTTCAGCAGAGATCCGCGCCACCTTCCCAAGCAGGAGCCTATTTCCATCATTGACCAGGGAGAGCCTCGCAGTGCTGGGGTTCCCTGTGGGAAGAAGTCCAACCAGGTCAGCACAGAAGGACAGCAGGATCCCGCCAGGAGACTTCATGGTAGAGTTGCTCCAGGAGCTCCTTTGTGTCAGTCCAAGGACATGTCCACCTGGAATCCTGGCCAGGGAAGTGTGTACCCACGATGCCCTGTGAATGGAAAACCTTCCAATCCTCAGCTTCTGCCTCTTGGCTGGTCTCCTTATCATCAAACCCCCCTGCTTTCGATCGGCATCTCtacagcagggcagctgcccccaAACCAGAACAGCTCCTGTAAGCCAGCTGGTGCAGGTGAGCTCCCAACATTCCCGAGCGTGCAGCCCACAGagtccagcacagctgcccagagCCTGCCGGAGGGGCTGCCCAGGCTCCCACCCGAGGAACGGGAAGCTGTAGCCAAGAGCAAGAGCTGCCGGGCCTTGCCCAAGCTCTATGAGGAGCCAGCCAATCCAGTCCCACTGGTTGCTGGTCCATCTCTTCAGACCAGTGCTGTGGATGtgaagggggggaaggggaagctgGACATTCCACAGAAGAGTCAAGAGTGTGATCGGCCAGAGGCTGACTCCAGTAAGGAGGGTAATGTACAGACTGAGGCTCCTCAGGGGAGCTGTAGCCGCAAACAGTTGGACGCAAAGCCTAAAACCCAAGTGTTAGCAGCATATTTGTCGCATgatctgcctgcagctgggcagcagagcctgcGAATGATTTCAGAGGTGCCCACAGAGAGTCAGCGCAAGGAGCTAGGCTGCGAAGGCTCCCAGGAGCCACCAGCAGTAGAGCCCCTCCAGTGCGTGCGTCAGGTGGATCTGTGCAGGGTCAAGAAGGAGCGAGTGGAGTGTGACATGTCATTTACCTCTGGGACTTGTCTACGAGCTGGGACTGCTCCCCAGGCCTTTGGTGAGGTCAAACTCAAAGGAGCAGGCCAAATCAAGCAAGAGGGCAGCGTGCACTGCAAGTCCAAGCGGCAGCATGGTGGGGACGCCAGGCAGGCCCACAAGAGACTGAAGTGTCAAACCCAGGATGGTGAGGAGCCCCCAGGCAAATCGGGGAGCCGGAGTGCGCAGGGCCGGAAGGTAGGTGGTATAGGCTGGGCCTCTTGGGTTATGGCAAAGGTTAGCAGGCGAGGTTGCAGGCGAGGAGGGAGCTCTTCACAGAGGAGGGCACAGCTGAGTGCACAGGGCTTTCCGCCCATGCTCTTTGGCATTACCTGGCAGTGGGTTAATGTACCCGTGTCTGCAGGTTATCTAGAGCAAAAATGGATCTGGGGTGTCAAAAGTGCTGGAGGGCACCGGCATGATGAGTAGGGGACAGCATTTTGTCCCTTCTCTTTTGCTATTCCAGCTCAGTCATTTGGCAGCTCAGGCTTCAGTCCATGTCCTCCATTCACAGTGGCGAAAACACCATGACGATCTGCATGACCTTGGCAAGCGAGAAGGCCGAAGCGGCCTGGGATCAGGGCAAGATCACAACAGTCTCAGGGTAAAGCGTAAGCGCAGGAGGCCAGCAAAGACGGAGTTCCCATCGCCAGCACACCGTGGGGACAGCCACGAGGAAGGTACCCTTGTGAATGGCAATGTATTATTGCGGGGTCAGGCTGCAGCGGTTCCTGTCACCCTAATGCCCATGTGGCCAAACTGTTGCTACTCTGAAGCTGAACAGCCTCTGGAGCTAGTGGCTTCCCGTAGTGGGTTGGGATCCAAAACAGAGCTGCGATGTGATGCTGAACTGCCCTTCCCAGGCCAGCAGACTTGCGTGGACAGATCTGTAGCATGTTTTCTCAAGGCACAGTTTTCCCCACAGGTTACCTTGAGAAGAAGCCCAAGAACAACTTTCGGGATTTCATTCCGGTGGTGCTGAGCAGTCGGACACGCAGTCAGTCGGGTGAGTTGGTGCTAGGAGACCCAGCTGGGAGTCCTGGGTGGACTGTGAGCCTTTCCCTTTTTACGTGGCCTTGTCCCTGCCTTCTGTCCTGCCTTGCAGGGGTTTTCTTGTAGATACTCTTGGCTTTTTTGTCAGCTAGAGATCTCACTTTGTTGCAGGAAGCATCGCTGGCTCTTCTGCTGGTGTGACAGGAGAGTGTGATGTGAGCGGTCAGGAGATTTTACCATTGTTGGAGGAGGatcaggaagaagaggaggaggaaggggaggaggagacaTCCTTGAAACGTCGCAGGCTGCGAAAATCCCACAGGACATCACACTGTCACAGTCGCAGGGCTAGGGACAGGTCTCTGTCTGAGAGGAGCAGCTGTTACACGAGGAGGAATCGGGAGCTGCCCTGGAGAGTGGAATCAcccaggcagctgtgggagccCAACGAGGAGGAGGATGACGACAGCCAcatcaaaaggaagaaaaggagacgACAGAAAAGTCGGAAATACCAGACGGGGGAATATTTGACCGAGAGAGAGGAGGAGCGAGTGGGCTACCCCCACAGGAGGCGAAAATCCAAAGCAGGTACAATCTGGGAAGGGGGGTTCCAGTATCAAGCTGTGGCCCAGCACGGGGTGTTgttgttttattgcttttttttattacatgtgGGATTTTGGTGGGgattttgttaggtttttttggtaatgATGAAACTCCGTCATTATTAATGGTTTGATGTCCACAGCGTGGTCTGCTTCAATTGATCAGctcttctttcaaaaatattgcaGTAAATTTTGGAGTAGGAAACAGCAGCTTGTGTGCCTAATTAGATACTGATCTTACTCTCAGATTAAGAGAGAGGGCATGGGAAAATGAGAATAGGATGAGGTAGCACAGTGAAATATTTCTGGACAAGAATGGGCCCCTGGGAGTAGTCAGCATTCCTGGCTGAAGTGGAGGGACATGGAGCCATCACAATTCAGCTGGGCTTCTTTACATTTTGTCTTGCTTTATTAAGGCAACTTGCAAGCTTGCACCAAGGAGCACAAGGATGAGAGGATTAACAAAGCTAGAGTGTCTGCAAGTGATGGAAAAATCCCCCACCATGGTTTGTATTTGCAGCTTTGCtaggaggaggatgctgtgcCACCTGCCTGCATCCCACTCACTGCTCTACCTCTGCTCTTGTGTTTTCTTACATAACTGCCCAGACCATGTGGTCAAAACCGAATCTGTGATCTGTGTTTCCCTGAGGTTTAGCAGTCTCCATGGTCCCTTCTCTCAGCCCGTGTGGGGCAAGTTTGAGGCTGTTGGGAGTAAGGCTGGGATTCATCCAGCAGCGTACTGGTGTCTCGGTGTGTGTGCTGACAGCTGGCTGGTAGCTTGTAGCTGTGTCCGAGCGTCCCACAGGTAActtctgccagggctgcagaagAGCATGTCTGAGCCGTGGTGTTGGGGGAAGTGCTTCTGCCAGCCCTCCATATGCTTGGGCCCTTCTTTTGGAGGTGATGTGGGTACAGAGCTGTTGCCTTCTGCCACAGGACTCCGATCACCAGTCTTCAGGAGAGGCTGAGATGCTGCTGAGGCGCTGTGAGAAGTAGTAGAGGTGGCTGCTGTCCTCCCACCAGCTGATCTCCCAAGCTATGTTTCTTCTCTGGCACAGTTTTACTCTATTGCTGCATTGTCTGGGTGCTTCTGTGAGACCAGGAGTAAGGTTTCTGATGGGCTTCCTGGCATCTTTTCAGTTAGTTCAAGGGTGCTCTCAGactgtctgctgctgctgctggttccAAACAGAGCCTGAGGAGGAAGTCTGAGTGCAGCAGCATTCAGGAGGGTTTTCTCCAGGAGCTTTACCACACATCTTAAGAGTGTCTGTCTTCTGTCCAGATTTTAGAGGTGCAGAAAAGATCACCAGAAGACACTGAGACAGGTTTATGCAGGTAGGAAGGGCATTCACCattaatttttgctgttattgTGAAACAAGGGTAGCAAAATGCCTAGGCCAAATACAGATTAGAATCTTCTTAGCTAGAAATGCAGCTAAGGAGAGTGTAGGAGTTGGGTCCTCAGGGACTGCTTGCTTGGCCCTCAGATAGGTGAGCTTCTGTATTTTGGATTCAGAAGTTGTGACCTAGAACCATGGCTGGCTTTAGAGATGAGGACTTGGGCATCACTGTGGCACTGTAAGCTGGCTGGCAGCCAGAGGAGGGACAGGGGGCCAGCTCACGTGTTTGGAGAAAGCAGACCACTGTGTCCTGTGCTAGCTAAAAAATCTGTGTCACCACTGGGTAATGAGCTGCAGAGATCCACTGACAGATGCCTGGCTCACAGGGACTGAATCGTCTCCAGGAGAGGGATCAACACAAGCAATCTTGGTTGCTAATATCACCTCATCATCAAGCGCACCTAAGAAACAAGCAAGGCCCCTAGGCTTTGGGACGAGCACTTAGATAAAGGGcacttttttattcctttgatGGTGAAGATAATGCTTGAATCcactggctgtgtctcctctctGGCTGATACTGCCTTGCTTTCAGGAAGACCGCTTTGCTCAATCAGCTGGACTGGCTGTTCCTCACCTAGGAGTGCACACCCTGGAGTGTCAGTGCTGCTCAGCTATAGTTGAGGTGCATACATTGGTGAAAGCATTAAGCCAGTGGTGTTCCTCTGTCTCCTTTGGCTATTGCAGAGAGTGAAAATAGATGCAGATCCCTGCCAGAACCACATCTTGGACCTCTGGGCTAGAGGAACCCACTGTCCACCTCCTTTCTGTGCTTGGAGGAGCGATGGagttgctgtgttttccttctgctgtgtgtgcaggggctgctggagcacGCCACTTGCAAGCACACACCGTCCCGTTCACTATGTGTTGTCTGATGTGTCAGCATTTTACCCCTTTCTCTTCACATACCAGTCAAGAGACTTGGCTCTTCCTTGCCATGTTCTCGACTCTTCTTAGGTTCATGCCGTTTCCTACCTGACTCCTCCACAGCCCAAGGGTGCTGTTCATTGCTGGGAAGGTGTTCCCTGACATGGATAGGCAACCTGCCAAGTGAGGAGTATTTAACCTACACTGATGGGCTactttaaaagctttgctgtaGAATACAGAGCCACTGCACGCTGGCAGAAGGAATCAGATACCGGAGAAGGAGCATCTCAAGTCCTTGTATATTGCCCTGGGTTAGTTGTGAAAGTGTTGCAGTGCTGTAAAAGAGGAGGACAGTGTTACAGACAGCCCAGCAGAAATCTCCGTCCAGTGATTACTTCCAAAACAGCAAGCAGGCTAGTGATTGCTTCGTGCTGCACTCTTTGCTAAAATTTTGCTTAGTTGTAGCCTGAGAGTTGTGCTTAAGCTTGAAAACAAATGCCGTGTTTTGTGTGGTGGAAGTCAGAACTTCTGCCCCAGACCACATCTCATGGGTGCGCTCCACTTTGTTCAGAGCAAGGAGATGTCTCCTGTTCCTTGCCTAAGTACAGCTCATTGATGGGTCTGTTGTCCATGGATTTGCCTAAGTCCTATTTTGTCCTGCAGATAACATCTGCCTCCATCACCTCCAGTGGCAATGAAGCCCTGAAGTTCTCTCTGTGCTGTGCAAAGtcctttcttctgtctgtttttttaactgaccCCTTACTCATTTCATGGAGTGCTCCTTAGTCTTGTGCTGCAGGATTGGGTGAACAGGATTCCTCCACGCAGCTGATCCACCTTGGAATGATTCTTTCAGATTTTGGTcacatcctcctcttccttctcctctccagcttGAGGAATCCCAGTCTTTCTTGTAGGGCAGCTTTTCCACTCCTCCGTTGTTTTGGTTGCCTTTCTCCACTTCCACTCTCTTCTTCCTGAGATGTGGAGacagaacagcacagcagtACTTGAGATGTGCTTGCTTTGAGATTTATTTGTGGTTCTACCTTGGTATTTTGGCCAAACCCATTTCTTTGTGCAGGATCTGTGGCCCATGCTTCCTAGCAGTAGCAAAACATAAATGGAAGTTATATTGCGGTGCTTGACATGGAGAATCTAGAGTCTCGGCGTACCTTGGAAGCTGAAGATGCTGCTACTGGAGTGCTGCAAAACCTGCCTTGGCACTGAAGGCAGCAGTGTCCCTAACAGACGTAAAGTTTTGTTCCTGGAGTTTATCCTTTCGATTCCTTGAAGTGATCCACTGGGGCATCTCCTAGCTCTTCACCTAGAAATGAAGCAAAGTCTTTGTTCCCAAACAAAGTGCCCAAAGCTGCGGGGAGAGCCAGGCTTGAGAgacactgcagagctgtgtatAGATGCCTCCTCTGTCCTTTGGTCTGTGCAGGGCTCTTCCTTTGTAACCTTTTTTATTCCAGCACTGATCGTCTGCACAGAGGGAGGTGTATGGCATCATACAAGTCTGGGTGGTTATTTGTTCACAAGGCTTTGCTTTCTTATTCCatactttgttttcctgctgctgtcGTGCCCTTGCTACGGGATGTTGCTATTTCAGGGAAGCAGAGCGCTTGATCTTGCACGATGCATGGGACTCTGTAATGAGCAGCCCTGCAACTCTGTATAACACAAGGGAGAAAAGACTGGATTTCCCTTGAGGCCTCATGGTACTTCCTACCTGCATGCATACTAGTTGAAATTGCAGTGTGCTACTAAGTTAAGGGGAAGATGTGAGAGGGCAAGGCAAGGTCTGGTTTTGCGGGTAGCAACACAATGACTGTTTGCAGGCAGCTTAAGGGGGATGCCTCCAGCATTTTCTGTCGCTCCAAGGGGTATCCCATGTGAGTCCTGCTCGGCCTCACAGGTAGGGGAACACACCATAGAGCAGCATGCAGTTATCAAACTACTGGGAAGCGTGCTGACGAGCTGGATTGTTTTGTACTGGGCTTCCTGTTAGACCCAAGGAAAAGCCTTAGTCAGTTGTGTGCAAGCCCCAGCTCTCATTAAGCTTGGCCTTTTTGGACCAGGACCACTTGTGTCTTGTGTCCATGCTGAGTCCATCCCTGGTGGGGAGAATCTGTGCACTCACTCTCTTCTACTTACTGCAGTGCCTCCGCCATGGATCTGCAGCCATCAAAGATTGGCAGTTTGTTTTGCCTGGGGGCAGAGGTCTGGGTTGCTGGCCTTCCGTGCCATACCTAGAGAAGCTTCTCATTCCCGTTTCTCCTTTAGACTTTAGGTACCGGAAGCAGAAGGAGTCTGCGAAGGGTAAAGGCACAGAGCTACGATTGAGGAGCAggctttccccacccccccgaaAATCTCAAGGACGCCCAGACTTTCGGAATGGCTTCTTCCTGGAGCCCTCCAACAGTTCTCCTGTCCAAGAAGAGCTGGAGAAACCATCAGGAAAACGCAAATGTAAAACCAAACACCTGGCAGGGATCTGTGATGAGGGGAAGGTATGGCTTGGACAGATGAGGGGAACACGTgtggggagaagagagagaaggggacTCCTGTTAGTAAGACACGGCCACATGTGCCAAGGAGTTgtattccattatttttcaggGGAAGGGCTGCTGGAACCAGCCCAAAATGCGCTCTCTGAAGAAGCCCCAAGACTTGTGGACGCTTTGTAAGTCCCGTCGGGTCTCAGGGAGTTCCCCTGAATTGCCCATGGCCCAGAACATTCCTCCTGGAGCTCGGCGGCTGATTGTGAACAAAAATGCAGGGGAGACCCTTCTGCAGCGAGCAGCTCGATTGGGCTATAAGGTGAGTTTTGGTGcccttttctgctctgtgtctTGGGCTGCCTTGTCTGGGTTTGTGTGTAACCAGGCCCGCAATGCTTTTGTCCATGTAGGACGTAGTGCTGTATTGCCTGCAGAAAAAGAGCAGTGATGTGAACCATCGTGACAATGCTGGCTACACAGCTCTGCATGAAGCCTGTGCGCGAGGCTGGATCGACATCCTCCACATTCTGCTAGAGCACGGTGCCAACGTGAACTGCAGTGCACAGGATGGCACAAGGCAAGCCAGTGAGAGGGGATCATCTGGGGAAGCACTGAGAAGCGtaggggcagggagcagggcgTGTTTTTCAGGATGAGCTGTTGGTCATTGCTAGATTTGTTTTAACTCAAAACAGAGCGTTTGCTTTGCGGACCCATCcagtctcttctttttctgctaaTGCTTCTGTCCTTGCAGGCCTGTCCATGATGCAGTAGCAAATGACAACCTGGAAACCATGTGGCTTCTACTCTCCTATGGTGCTGATCCCACTCTGGCCACTTACTCTGGGCAGACAGCTGTGAAGCTTGCCACCAGTGAAGTGATGAAGCGCTTCCTCTGTGGTAGGTGCCAAgcctgggagcagcagtgctTCCATCCGTCCTGTCTGGCAGCATACGGGACCAAATCTAGGTATCAGATGTTTTAGAAGTACTTGAGCAGCAGGTGACTGAATAATTTTAGTTCTGTCCTGTCATGTGTATGTTGTTTTACCACCCAAACCTTGATTATAGAATTGTATATGGTTTTCCAAATAAGATGCAAGTCACTTTTCAGTCTTTAACGTGCAAGGAGGTGGCAGTGACCTCTCGTGGTCACACAACTGAAGACAGTACTGTGTATGAGGCTTGGAGACTGTTCCACAGTTCCCAGTTACACTGCACTGCATAACCTGAGTGAGCATATTTTTGCTGCCAAGTGGTGATGCCTTCTACTTGAAAACAGCTCTGCCCaaatgctgcctgcctgctgttGTTAGAAAGGACCATTTTGGCTCCCTATGGCCGGGAATGAAGcgtacctgctttctgtgctgtttgtgtAGAAGCAAGATGAGTGTTGCGGCTTCTACATCCCAGCAAGGAAGAGACAGCTAGAGTAGCAGTGGTTCCCAGAAAGATACAAGGCAGAAAGTCTCCCGTGTTGAAAAAAACTTGTTTGCCACTGTCTGTCTGAGCTCCTCCAGGCTTAACTATACATGCAGGTGTCGGAGATGTAATTTTGAACTCAAATCCACCCTAAGAACCTTTCTTTCCAAGCCACTTAGTGTtgtccattttctcttttcaactTCCGTTTCACGTTCTCAGGCACAGGGTCGCGTTGTCCTCTCCTGAGGTACCCTTCTTGCAAGTCAGGTTTCAGCTTTCCCCATAATGCCTAACTGCAAagtggggaaaagcagcagaggtgaaCTGGCTCACCCCAGATCAATGGATATGCATGCCAGGGTCATGCTTTGACCAGTAGCTAAATGTTAATCCtctccattttttctctttagattACCTTTTGGATCTCCAGGGGCGCACTGATGGGGATCCTCGAACAGCGTGGGACTTCTACAGCAGCTCTGTACTAGGTGAGCTCATTCTATGCCCTTTCATGTACTGTACATATATACATTACTGAAGGGGCTAAAACTTTGAAGCCTCGTCTTGTTTGATCCTATATTGCTTTACATGGGCAGTGGGGTGGCGGGGTGGGGAAAAGCTAATACCCAAAGTCCAGAGCAGAGAGAAGTAATGCTAGGTAATGACACATCACTCACTCAGGTCTGTCCGTGTCCTTCCCAGCTCATGTCTTAGAGATCTTGCTGTCATGTTGCATGCTGGTAGTTGCTCCTGAAAAGGACATTTTCTTTGGGAAGCTGCACGTGTAGATCCCTCCAAATAGGCTGAACACGGTGTGCAAGGCTAGAATCCACATGCTGCTGTGCCTCCTGAGGGTCTTTGGGTATCGATCCAGGAGCATGTTATTCTTGTAGCAGTTCTTGCTACTCCCCAGCTAACCAGTCATCAAGATAAACCCAAGGAAGGCAGAGGACATACTTATTCCTTCGAGGTGTAGAAGTCTTGAACTTCCAGGTTCCCAGAGCTGCCCATCCCTCTCCTCCGCTTTGGAGGGGAGGCACTCATCCAGGTGAGGTCCTCTTCTTACAGTGCTGGGCATTTCCCAGTGAAGGCATGATTTGTACCTTTTACTGTCACTTTCTGAAATTGTGGTTACCATCTTAGAAGTTTTCTTGAAATGATACAGGCACAAGGTCCACAAATTGTTCCCTGTGTTGCTCCGTTCCCCAGGGGTCCATGAGTGAAGATGTTCTGGATCTAGCTGGGGGACTGGGCAGACTGCAGTGTCCCTCCCAACCACTTCTGAGACAGGAGATCAGCACTGTCAAGCCCTTCATAAAGACTTGGGTTACGTATGCTGGCAAGCTAGAAGGCTGTTGATTTTAGTTGCTCACATAGTCATTCCCAACATCCtcctagaaatgaaaaaaatcagatacatATGGAAGGGTACTCTTGGTAGAGGACTTATCCTTGGAGGACCGTGGTGTCTCTTCATTTCAGAgtaaaagaaattctttactcCTAAGAACACTTTATTTGTACTCCTAAGAACACTTTATTTGTAGGCTTTTGCACCTCAGGCGCACCAGGAAGACTGTTCAAACCACAACCTCCTTCCTCTGAATTTCTCACTCCTGAAACTATCGCAGTCCTTTAAGAAGAAGCCTCTTTACCACAAGAAAAATAGTTATTCTTTGacttgaatattttaaaagtaaagataTTACCTCTTTTGATTTGTCACTGTTTCCCACTTGGATTCCTCTTGATAAACAAGGGAGGAAaattgtgtgtggttttgtgggTAGGAGAGTTTGGCTTGCTTTGATTACTACAGCATGCTGAGTTCTTGGTTGCCCAGAGAGCTGATGTGCTTGAGTTCTAGTATCTGCTTGTGTCCTGTTCATCAGCGTCCTTTCCTCTTGAGGATCCTGGCATGAGATTTAGACTGCCAATTGTCATACCCTCTCTAGGAGGCCCACTGCCACATGCAAGTAATTTAGAAATGTGCCATCTTGTTTTTCATATACCCTAATGCCTGAAATGGAACAGGTGGATCTTGGAAAAGCAAGCCAACTGTGTTTTGTTCAAATTAGCTGCTTGTCTCAGTTCTTTCATTTCCCTAGCCCTTGTCTTGTCTTGAAATATCTTGTCTTGCATCATGTCTTCCCACATTTCTGTCCTCCACCCcataggtaaaaaaaaaaaaaaaaggcttttttttttcaataagcAAACCACCATTGAGTCTTTGGTGTTTCTTGGAGGAATGCAGGAGTGCTGGGATGCCATCGGTAGTGGCAGTTTACCACTCAGAAAGGCCTTGCTGAGACCCTTGGCTAATACATGGAAAATCTCCCCAGGGAGCGCTGGGCACTGcacttcctttccttcccctggaCCTTAGTCGAGATTTTCAGAGTATTTCTTCAATTGAGGGTGGAAAAAGACTACTTTCCCTGTCAGGCATGTCCTACCTCTTGCATTGGGACTTCACACTAAATCCTGGCCACTGTGGGTACGTCTCTGCTGGGTCTCTGTCATTCATGTGGTGCCATCTGTCAGGTTTTGTCTTCCATCTCTCCTGCGCTACCTGAAGCTGGTTAACAAGCCAGACAAATCCCACATTATCTGCCTGTACCCTTCCCTAGAAATGTCATTTCATCCTCGTTGCAGTAAAGATCCTTCCAGTGTGGACTGGCCTGATGCTTGCATCTCAGGTGCTTCAAACTTTAACAGTTACCTCTGCACAGCTCTTGGGAGAACATAGGTTCCTCCCAGACATCAGCGAATATCCCTGCAGAAATGTCAGTGACGCAAAATGTTCTGAAACCCTGTGGCTTTGGTGATGATGTGGGATATTTCTGTCTCTGGCTTGGAGAGAGGGTGACAGAGATCCCAAGCCAAATCACCACCACGCTGCAGTGAGAGGCTCAGTCACACTGCCCCTTCTTTTGCCCCTCAGCAGGGAGTGTTCCCAGTGCTGCCCTTGACACTGCCTTTGGGAGGCTGCGTGGCAAGTTGTGGCAAGGAACTAACTCAGTTGGGAAGTAATCCTTTATCCTGCCAGGTCTGTTTTCAGCGGGCACAGAAAGGGACCTTCCTTTCCATCCACACCTAGATCAGCTTACAGCAGTGGTGAAATGGCAGCATTAGACCACTGTCACCTGTGCTTTGCCAGGGCACTGTGTGAGTTGGCAAGGAAGGGCAAGATGCCTGAGCCTGTGAGAAGGGGTTGGTTTCTTTACAGTGGCGTTTACTGAGTGTTTTGAAATGGGTCCTTTTGGCTTGGTTACCTTCAGCAGTCACCTCGGGTCACCAGGAGCAAAtactgcccagggcaggggattacctcattcagctctggagtaacggagctgctcccagctgtcATAGGCAGCAAAccagctcagcaga contains these protein-coding regions:
- the BCORL1 gene encoding BCL-6 corepressor-like protein 1 isoform X4, which produces MISTAPLYSGVHNWSSTDRIRMCGLNEERRAPLSDEESKTSSSQHLGSQEFCVSSSLSEVELTAVSSGGSSAQGLDADGKVEEKLGPKLEEQPPDPNPNPERVGKTVKDDALGPLVSQGDGRGQEPPVPRAAEQESGGADAAWTLAEPHSDKQADAPPACSVAPESEPAGKEKTTPSTGAQGPGTLAEGTLSVVVSSCNTSASTPATFTLNRVCFPTSQAPAMQKLPLTFQAGAVLSPSQSLVYIPPPSCGQPLSVATLPATLGVSSTLTLPVLPSYIHERCLPGIIASPELRSYPYPFSVTRPLASDAKVVSVEVNQFSCPSPSGGSSAQAAAEGAPSCTAGPSLSSSQAALAASCGSAAPSSGTGAHARAPAAPEPQVPGAATSLSPLKSPPQLEREMVSSPECSEMPLDLSSKSNRQKLPPPSQRKTPPMPILTPVHTSGKALLTTVLSKSQRAAQTTGSSVTSCLGTTPPLVIFPEFLRNGEQGSWVKNTTLISTIPGTYVGVANPVPASLLLSKDPGMSFSRDPRHLPKQEPISIIDQGEPRSAGVPCGKKSNQVSTEGQQDPARRLHGRVAPGAPLCQSKDMSTWNPGQGSVYPRCPVNGKPSNPQLLPLGWSPYHQTPLLSIGISTAGQLPPNQNSSCKPAGAGELPTFPSVQPTESSTAAQSLPEGLPRLPPEEREAVAKSKSCRALPKLYEEPANPVPLVAGPSLQTSAVDVKGGKGKLDIPQKSQECDRPEADSSKEGNVQTEAPQGSCSRKQLDAKPKTQVLAAYLSHDLPAAGQQSLRMISEVPTESQRKELGCEGSQEPPAVEPLQCVRQVDLCRVKKERVECDMSFTSGTCLRAGTAPQAFGEVKLKGAGQIKQEGSVHCKSKRQHGGDARQAHKRLKCQTQDGEEPPGKSGSRSAQGRKLSHLAAQASVHVLHSQWRKHHDDLHDLGKREGRSGLGSGQDHNSLRVKRKRRRPAKTEFPSPAHRGDSHEEGYLEKKPKNNFRDFIPVVLSSRTRSQSGSIAGSSAGVTGECDVSGQEILPLLEEDQEEEEEEGEEETSLKRRRLRKSHRTSHCHSRRARDRSLSERSSCYTRRNRELPWRVESPRQLWEPNEEEDDDSHIKRKKRRRQKSRKYQTGEYLTEREEERVGYPHRRRKSKADFRYRKQKESAKGKGTELRLRSRLSPPPRKSQGRPDFRNGFFLEPSNSSPVQEELEKPSGKRKCKTKHLAGICDEGKGKGCWNQPKMRSLKKPQDLWTLCKSRRVSGSSPELPMAQNIPPGARRLIVNKNAGETLLQRAARLGYKDVVLYCLQKKSSDVNHRDNAGYTALHEACARGWIDILHILLEHGANVNCSAQDGTRPVHDAVANDNLETMWLLLSYGADPTLATYSGQTAVKLATSEVMKRFLCGRCQAWEQQCFHPSCLAAYGTKSRLPFGSPGAH